The following coding sequences are from one Eucalyptus grandis isolate ANBG69807.140 chromosome 11, ASM1654582v1, whole genome shotgun sequence window:
- the LOC104426880 gene encoding protein SULFUR DEFICIENCY-INDUCED 1, producing the protein MELGSSDQRTSSKREREEYHVAHKIPSGDTPYVRAKHAQLVQKDPEAAIVLFWKAINAGDRVDSALKDMAVVMKQLERGEEAIEAVKSFRGRCSKQSQESLDNVLIDLYKKCGKVEEQVELLKRKLRQIYQGEIFNGKPTKTARSHGKKFQVSVKQETSRLLGNLGWAYMQKPNYMAAEVVYKKAQMIDPDANKACNLSLCLIKQGRYDEARVILINVLGGKLPGSNDYKPRRRAEELLSEVRSRQPQPDFSDLLGLDMDDDFVKGIERLMNEWAPSRSKRLPIFKEISSFRDRLTC; encoded by the exons atggaactGGGGAGTTCAGATCAGAGGACTTcaagcaagagagaaagagaggagtaCCATGTAGCCCACAAGATCCCTTCTGGCGATACTCCATATGTCAGAGCCAAGCACGCTCAG CTAGTTCAGAAAGACCCAGAAGCAGCGATAGTGCTGTTCTGGAAGGCGATAAATGCAGGAGATAGGGTGGACAGCGCGTTGAAGGACATGGCAGTTGTGATGAAGCAACTCGAAAGGGGCGAAGAAGCCATCGAAGCCGTCAAGTCCTTTCGCGGCCGTTGCTCCAAGCAGTCTCAAGAGTCGCTTGATAACGTCCTCATCGACTTGTACAAG AAATGTGGGAAAGTGGAGGAGCAGGTAGAGCTGCTAAAGAGGAAGCTGAGGCAGATATACCAAGGCGAGATCTTCAATGGGAAGCCCACCAAGACGGCCCGTTCTCATGGCAAGAAGTTCCAGGTCTCTGTTAAGCAAGAGACCTCCAGGTTATTG GGAAATTTGGGATGGGCCTACATGCAGAAGCCCAACTACATGGCTGCTGAAGTGGTGTATAAAAAAGCCCAAATGATCGATCCGGATGCCAACAAGGCCTGCAACCTCAGCCTCTGTCTCATCAAACAAGGCCGGTACGACGAGGCCCGCGTGATTCTCATCAACGTGTTGGGGGGCAAGCTTCCAGGCTCCAACGACTATAAGCCGAGGAGGAGAGCGGAGGAATTGCTCTCGGAGGTGAGGTCGAGGCAGCCGCAGCCCGACTTCTCGGATCTCTTGGGCCTCGACATGGACGACGACTTCGTCAAGGGGATCGAGAGGTTGATGAATGAGTGGGCTCCATCGAGGTCCAAGAGACTCCCGATTTTCAAAGAGATCTCTTCATTCAGGGATCGGCTGACATGTTAG